Sequence from the Streptomyces mobaraensis NBRC 13819 = DSM 40847 genome:
GACCAGGACGGTCGCCTCCGGGTCGAAGGGGGTGCCGGCCGCCGCCCGGCCCCGGGCGGCCCGGGGGACGAGCGGTGTCCCTTCGCGGACGGCGAGTTGGGGCTCGTCCAGGCCCAGGGCGCGGGTCAGTTCGGCGGGCCCTGCGGCCTCGTCGAGGTCGACGAGGGCGAACCGGTCCGGGTGCTCGGCCTGGGCGCTGCGCACCAGGCCCCACACGGCGGCCGTGTCCGGCGCGAGGCGGGCCTCGTCCCCGGGCCGGGCGGCCACGGCCGTGCGGGTGACGAACGCCAGGCGCGGCCCGTCGGTGCGCTCCGCGCCCGGCCGCCCGTCCGCCTGCCACTCGCGCAGCAGGGCCAGGACGCGGCCGGTCAGCGCGCGGGCGGCGGCGGGCGGCGCGGCGCCCTCGGGCGGGGTGACGGGGACGACGAGCCAGCGGAGGCCGGGGTCGGGGTCGGCCGGGTCGTAGGCGGGGAACGGCCAGTCGCCGGTGGCGTCGAGCACCGCCACGGACCCGGGCGGCGGCGGGACGGGCGTCCCGGCCGCGGGCGTCCACGCGATGGTGAACAGGCAGTCGGCGGCCACCGGCCGGGCGGCGGCGAGCCGGTCGGCCGTCACCGGCCGGGCGAGCACCGACTCCACGGAGGCGACGAGGCGCCCCTCCGCGTCGTGCGCGGTCATCCGCACGGCGTCCCCGCCGGTGGGCGCGAGCCGCACCCGGAGTTCCCGGGGCGCGTTCCCGCCGTCCGGCAGCCGCACCCCCGACCAGGCGAACGGCAGCAGCGCCGCGCCGGACGCGCCGTCCGTGCGGTCGGCGAGGGCGGCGTGGAAGGCGGCGTCGAGGAGGGCGGGGTGCAGCAGGTGGCGGACGTCGGGGGCGTCGCCGCCCGCGTCGAGGACGACGTCGGCGGCGATCCCGTCCGCGTACCGCCAGGCGGCGCGGACGCCCCGGAACCAGGGCCCGTACGCGACACCGCACTCGGCGAGGCGGGTGTAGAGGCCGTCGAGGGCGAGGGGGGTGGCGTCCACGGGGGGCCAGGCGGTGGGGGGCGGGGTGGCGCCGATCGCCGCCCCGGCCGACGGACTCGGCCGGGTACCGGCCCCGTCCGCTCCCGGCGTGCCGTCCGCCGACTCGCCGGGCCGGAGCGCGGGGTTCCCCGGCGCCGACCGGAAGCCCGCCCGTTCCGCCGCCCCTGGCGCGGTGTTCGCGGCCGCCCCCACCGGCGCCCCCGCCGCCAGCACCCCCGACGCCGTCCGCGTCCAGCCGTCCGCGCCGTCCTCCGCGTGCAGGGTGAACGCGGCGCGCCCGGCGGCGTCGGGTTCCGCGACGTGGAGTTGGAGCGCGCAGCCGCCGTCGCGGACGAGGAGGGGTGCCTCCAGGGTCAGTTCCTCGACGACGGGAGTGCCCAGGCGGGTGCCCGCGGTCGCGGCGAGTTCCAGCAGCGCCGTTCCGGGGACGACGATTTCGCCGTGGACGGTGTGGTCGGCGAGCCAGGGGTGGCGTTCCGGGGAGACGTGGCCGGTGAACAGGTGGCCTCCGCCGGCCGCCAGGGGGACGCCGCCCGCGAGGATCGGGTGGCGGGCCGGGGTGAGGCCGGTCGTGCGGAGGTCCCCCGCCTCGGTCCGGTCTCCGGCGGTGGGCCAGAAGCGCTGCCGGGTGAAGGCGTAGCCGGGGAGGTCGACGCGGCGCGGGCCGGCGTGCGCGTAGGTCGGGGACCAGTCCACGTCGACGCCGCCCGCGTACGCCTCGGCGAGGGAGCGCAGGAAGTCGTCCGGTTCCCCGTGGCCGCGCTGGAGGGTGCCGACGACCAGGCCGGAGCCGGCCGGGTCGGTGTCGTCGAGGATCTGGCCGACCGGAGCGGTGAGCACGGGGTGCGGGCTGATCTCGACGAAGACCCGGTAGCCGGCACCGGCCATGTGCCGCAGGGTCTCCTCGAAGAGGACCGGCCGGCGCAGGTTGGTGTACCAGTAGTCCGCGTCGAGCCCGGCCGTGTCGGCGGGCCGCGCGGTGACGGTGGAGTGGAAGGGGACGCCGGCCGTCCGGGGACGTACCGGGGCGAGGGCGGCGGCCAGTTCCTCGCGGACGCCCTCGACCTGCGGCGAGTGGGAGGCGTAGTCGACGGGGATCCGCCGCACCCACACGCCGTCGGCGTCGCACTCCTCGTACAGCTCGTCCAGCGCCTCCGCCGGGCCCGAGACCAGCACCGAGGAGCGGCTGTTGACCGCCGCGACGGAGAGTCCGCCGTCGAGCGCGGCGAGCCGGGCCCGTACGTCCTCCACCGGTTCGGCGACGGAGAGCATGCCGCCGCCGGTGCCGAGGCCGCGGATCGCCTTGCTGCGCAGGGCGACGATCCGGGCCGCGTCGTCGAGGGTCAGCGCCCCCGCGACGTACGCGGCGGCGATCTCGCCCTGCGAGTGCCCGACGACCCCGTCGGGCTCGACGCCGTGGGCGCGCCAGAGGGCGGCCAGCGACACCATGACGGCGAACAGCACGGGCTGGACCACGTCGACGCGGTCGAGCGGGGGCGTGCCGGGGACGCCCTTGACGACGTCGAGCAGGTTCCAGTCGGTGTGGGGGGCGAGCGCCTCCGCGCAGCGCTCCATCTCCGCCGCGAACTCCGGTGCGGAGGCGAGCAGTCCGGTGGCCATGCCCTCCCATTGGGAGCCCTGGCCGGGGAAGACGAAGGCGATCCGGCCGGCGGGCCCGCCCCCGCGCGCGGCCGGGCCGTCGGCGGCGACGCGGTCGAGGCCGGCGAGGAGGTCGTCGCGGGTACGGCCGACCACCGCCGCGCGGTGGGAGAGCGTCGCGCGCGTCGTCGCCAGCGAGAACGCCACGTCCAGCGGATCGGCGTCCGGGTGCGCCCGCACCCACTCCCCCAACTTCCGTGCCTGCGCGGCCAGTCCGGTCGGGGTGCGGCCCGAGACCGGCCACGCCAGCGGGCCGTCGGTGGACGGGCGGGAGGCCGGCCGCTCGGAGGGCGGCGGCTCTTCGACGATGACGTGGGCGTTGGTCCCGGAGGCGCCGAAGCTCGACACTCCCGCGCGGCGGACCCTTCCGTCCGTACGCGGCCACGCCCGCTCCTCCGTCAGCAGCCGCACCGGCCCCTTCGACCAGTCGACCTTCCCCGTCGGACGATCGACGTGCAGGGTCGCCGGCAGCCGCTCCGCCCGCAGCGCGCAGATCATCTTGATGATCCCGCCCACCCCGGCCGCCGCCTGCGTGTGCCCGATGTTCGACTTCAGCGACCCCAGCCACAGGTCCGAGGACCGCTCCCCGTACGCGGCCTGGAGCGCCTGGACCTCGATCGGGTCCCCCAGCGTCGTCGCCGTCCCGTGTCCCTCGACCGCGTCCACGTCCGCCGCCGACAGCCCCGCGTCCGCCAGCGCCGCCCGGATCACCCGCTCCTGCGCCGGGCCGTTGGGGGCGGTGAGGCCGTTGCTGGCGCCGTCCTGGTTGATCGCCGAGCCGCGCAGCACCGCGTGCACCCGGTGGCCGTTCCGCCGCGCGTCCGAGAGGCGTTCCAGCAGCAGGACCCCGAGGCCGTCGGAGAAGCCGGTGCCGTCGGCCGCGTCGGCGAAGGCGCGGCAGCGGCCGTCCGGGGAGACGGCACGCTGCCGGGAGAACTCCCGGTAGACGGTGGGGGTGGCGGCGATGGTGACGCCCGCGACGATGGCCAGCGAGGACTCGCCACGGCGCAGCGACTGCATCGCCAGGTGGGCCGCGACGAGCGACGAGGAGCAGGCCGTGTCGACGGTCAGCGCCGGGCCTTCGAGGCCGAAGGTGTAGGCCACCCGGCCTGAGGCGACGGCGGGGAGGGTGCCGATGCCCCAGTAGCCCTGGAGGTTCCGGCCGTCGGCGTGAGCGACGTAGCTGTAGTCGACGCCGGAGACGCCGGCGAACACGCCGGTTCGGGAGCCGCGCAGCGCGGCGGGGTCGAGGCCGGCGTCCTCGAACGCCTCCCAGGTGCCTTCGAGGAGCAGCCGCTGCTGCGGGTCCATGGCCAGGGCCTCGCGCGGGCTGATGCCGAAGAAGTCGGCGTCGAAGTCGGCGGCGCCGCGGACGAAACCGCCGTGCCGGGTGGTGCTGGTGCCGGGGTGATCGGGGTCGGGGTGGTGGAGTTCGCCGAGGGGCCAGCCGCGGTCCTCGGGGAAGCCGGTGATCGCGTCGCGGCCGTCGGCGACCAGCCGCCACAGGGCGGCGGGCGAGTCGGCGTCGCCCGGGTAGCGGCAGGCCATGCCGATGACGACGACGGGGTCGTCGTCGGTCTCCGGGGCGGGTTCGTCGGCGGCGGCGTCCTCGGCGGGTGCCGTGTCCAGCCCGAGCCGGCCGAGCAGTTCGCCCGCCACGGCCCGTGGGTTGGGGTGGTCGAACAGCAGGGTCAGCGGCAGGTCGAGGCCGAAGGCGCGGCTCAGCCGGCCGGTGAGTTCCAGCGCGGCGAGGGAGTTGTAGCCGTAGTCGAGGTAGGCGCGGTGCGGATCGATGGTGTCGGGCGTCCGGCCGAGGAGGTCCGCCGTCTCGGCGAGCACGGCGTCCAGGACCCTGCGCAGACGGTCGCCGGGCGCGGCCTCGGCCACCTGCCCGGCGAGGGAGCCGGCGGTGCGGTTGCCGGCGGATTCCGCAGTACTCACGTGCATCCCCTCGCTGACGTGCTCTCGGGTCGGAACTCTCGGTGGTGCGGGTCGGTCGGCGGTCGCCGCGTCGCGTCCGGCCGGGCCCCTCAGGGGCAGCGGACGACCTGTGCGGCGTAACTGAGGCCCGCCCCGAAGCCCATGAGGAGCACGGGGTCCCCGGACCTGACCTCACCGAGGTCGATGAGGCGGGACAGGGCGAGGGGGACGGACGCGGCGGAGGTGTTGCCGGTGTGGACGATGTCGCGGCCTACGGCGGCCCGGTCGGCGCCCAGGCGTTCGGCCAGCCGCTCGATCATGCGCAGGTTGGCCTGGTGGGTGACGAAGCCTCGCAGGTCGGCGGGGGCCAGGCCGGCGCGGGCGCAGGCTTCCTCGGCGACGGCCACGAGTTCGGTGGTCACCCAGCGGTAGACGGCCTGGCCGCGCATGGTCACGCTGCCGTGCCGGCCGGGGATGGCGACCAGGCCCGCCTGGTCGCCGTCGCCGCCCCAGACGACCGGGTGGATGCCGGGGCGTTCGTCGGCGACGACGACCGCGGCGCCGGCGCCGTCGGCGAAGACGGTGGCGGTGTCCACGTCGGTGGGGTCCACCCAGTCGGTCATCCGCTCGGCGCCGACGACCAGGGCCCGCCGGCTGGTGCCGGAGCGCACCAGGCCGTCGGCGACGCCGAGCGCGTAACAGAAGCCCGCGCAGGCGGCGTTGACATCGAAGGCGGCGATGCGGGGGACGCCGAGCAGGGCGGCCACCGAGGCGGCTCCGTTGGGCATGGGCGAGGGCAGCGAGCAGGTGGCGAGGACCAGCAGGTCGACGTCGGCGGGGGTGAGGCCGGCGGCGGAGAGGGCCTTGCCCGCCGCGGTGGCGGCCATGGACTGCACCGAGTCGTCGGCGCCCGCGAAGCGGCGTTCGCGGATGCCGACGCGGCGCTCGATCCACTCGGCGGTGACGCCGAGGGGCGCGCCGAGCGTCTCGTTGTCGACGATCCGCTCGGGGCGGACGCCGGCGACGGCCGCGATGCGGGAACCGGGGGAACGGGTCTGTGGGGGCGGCGTGATCAAGGTGGCTCACCTCGTCGGGTCGGCGGCGGGGGACGGCGGGACGGGCGGGTGGCCCGGCACCTCCGTGCCGGCTGGTGGGTGCGGTCGCGACCGCCGGTGGGCGGGGTGCCGCCGCGTCGTGTCGCGCCCGTGGCGCCCGTCGGACCCAGCGGGCGGGGCCGTGGTTCGGCCGGGCCGGCGGGAACGGCCGGGTGGCCGCGGCGGGCGCACGCCCCCGGCTTCCGGGTGCGCGGCGCACGGCGGCGCACCGTCCGGCGGGGCGTCCGGCCGGCCGGGGACCCCTGGGCGCCGCCCCTCGGGCCCCGGACGCCCCAACGGGTTACCGCTGGGCACACGGCGTGCCGGACCGGCCCGCCCGGCGTCCCGCCGCGGCCCGGCCGGCCGGACGTCCGGGCATGATCCGAAAGCTTGTATCGGACCCCTCATCGTCCTAGGCTTCGCGAGCGGGGCGAATCGCCCGTAGCCACCGAGAGGTTCAGGCCGAGCACATTTCAAACATGAACCACCGACCGGGAGTTGTCCTGACTTCCCGGCCCCTCCGGTGACCTCGGAGAACGGTTGACGAGGGGGTGGGCCACCACTGGCAAGAGCGGCCGTCGAGGCCGCGCCGAACGACATCAGGCCGAAGGGGGAATGGCCGATCGTGTCCGTGTTTCCGCGACTCCGCAGAACGGCGCCGGCACATCCGTGCGCCGTGAGGCTCGACCGCCTCTTACAGACCTCCTGCCCTCTCTCCTTCGGCGGACATTCCCTCAGGGAGTTGGGAAGCACATGAACGGGGAACACGGGGTGAATCCTTCGCCGAATCGTCTCGTCGGGACGACTGCCGAGCAGAACGCCGCCGCAGGACCACCGGCGGTCCCGGTGCCCGGACGGGGAGCCTCCCCGGTGCCGGGCGGCGGCCTGGGCACGGGCGTACCGCGATCGGCCCTGCGGACGCTCACCCCGCGGGAACGCGAGGTGCTGAGCGTCCTGCCGAGCGGTGAGGGCAACGTTGCCATCGCCCGCCGCCTGGGCATCGCCGAGCGGACCGTCAAGGCACATCTGACCAGCATCACCAGGAAGTTGGGACTGCGCTCCCGGGTGGAGGCGGCGCTGCTGTCGGCCGAGTGGGCCGACGAGCTGCGGGCCGACCGGGCGGACGCGGACCGGACGTAGCGGAACGGGCGGGAGCACCGGGGAGACGGGGGCGGCGGACACGGGCGGCACCTCCTCCATGGGGACTGTCCTTTCCTGGACGGCGGATGGGTTGTCGGATGCGTTGTCGGGGGCCGGAGCGGCCCTCGTGACACGGATCCCGCGTGCCGCGGGCGGCCGTTCACGGGTCACGGGCGCCGGCTCCGGTGAACGGGCCACCCGCACCTGCCCGGACTTCCCGCCGACGGGCGGGCCACCGGCACCGGCCGGAGCCGGTGGCCCGCCCGGGCCCGCTATCCGCGGCCCGCGCCGTCGACCGCCTTGGTCAGCCGGTGCATGCGCGTGGCCAGGCTCATCCGGCCCTCCAGCCGGAACGCCGGCGGGCGCCGCCCGTCCACGTCCGCGAAGCCGTACTCGACCGCCAGGTCGCCGGTGCTGAGCACCTGCCCGGACTTCTCGCCGACCGCCGGGTCGGCGAGCAGCGCGGCGACGGCCCGGCCCACGTACTCCGGGGAGTGCACCACCGCCGCCGGGCCGCTGCCCATCAGCTCCCAGGCGGCGGCCACCCGCTCGGTGCGGACGAAGCCGGGGTGCAGCGACAGCGCGGCGACCCCGCGTTTGCGCAGGTCGGCGGCCATACCGCGGCACATCCGGTCGGCGGCGGACTTGAACACGTCGTAGCCGACCTGGCCGAGGTAGATGTCGCCGTCGGTGAAGCTGATGCCCACGACCAGGCCGCGGTCCTGCTCGAACATCAGCGGGACGAGCCGCCGGGTGACGTCGTACTGCCCGCGCAGCGACGCCTCGAACAGCTCGTAGCGCCACATCGGCTGGTCCCAGAAGGGGGCGTCGAAGCGGACGTCGGCGGAGCGTTCGTAGCCGCCCCAGGCGTTGTTGACGAGCAGGTCGAGGCGGCCGTGGTCGGCGCGGATCCGGTCGGCGAGCGCCTCGTTGTCGGCGGCGGTGCCGTGGTCGCAGCGGAGCGCCACGCCCTTGCCGCCGCGCGCGGTGACCTCGTCGGCGGTGTCGTCGACCGTGCCGGGCAGGCCCTCGGTGCGCGCGCCGCCGCGGGTGCTGCGGCCCGTCACGTACACGGTGGCGCCCGCGTCGCCCAGGGCGAGGGCGATGCCGCGGCCCACGCCGCGGCTGGCGCCCGTCACGACGGCCACCTTCCCCGACAGGTCCGGCGGGGTCCAGTCCTCGGTCGTCCCGGACGCGCCGGTCGCTTCGGTCATCGCTGTGTCCTCCGTTGTCGTTCGTGGTCCGGTCCGGCGTCCCGCGCGCGGGGGTTCAGCGGACGGTCAGGCGAGGTGCCGGGCCGCGTAGGCGAGGGTGGTGGCGTACGCCGCGGTGTCGTCGACCGCCGGCAGGCCGTAGCGGTCCCGGAGTTCGGGCATCGAGGTGGGCAGGACGCCGCCGCTGCACCGGGTGACCTCGCTGACGTCGCGCAGCACGGACAGGTACGAGCGGGTCATCGGCGGCTGCTCGGCGATGGTCTCGGGGGCGAGCCCGTCGGCGTCCAGCAGGGGCGGGACGGTGAGGTGGCGCCCGCGTTCGGCCGCCTGCTTCACCACGATCCCGACACAGGTCTCGACGTCCATGGCCTCGGGGCCCAGGGTGACCCACCACTCGCCCTCGTCGTCGCCGCGTTCGATCGCCCGCAGCACCGCCTTGGACAGCAGGTCCTGGGGGACGAAGTCCATCCGGATGCCCGGGTGGACGGGCAGGAAGGGGGCCCGGCCGCGGCCCAGCCAGTCCGACATCTGCTGGACGATCTGCGGGTGCGAGGTCCAGCCGGTGACCGAGTCGCCGATGAGGTTGGTGGGGCGGTAGATGGCGTGCGGGATGCCGGAGGAGCGCAGCAGCTCCTCGGCGGCGTACTTGGAGGTGATGTAGTTCCGGCACACGTTCTCCGCGCGCAGCGGTACGGGGGCGGTGTCCGCGAGGGCCGCGACGAAGGCCGTGCTCATGAAGTGCACGGGCGCGCCCGCCTCCCGGGCGAACTCGATCACCCGGCGGGTGCCCTCGACGTTGACGGGCGCGTAGCGCTCGGCGGGCAGCCCCCACTCCGTCAGTCCGGCGGAGTGGATCACGACGTCGACGCGGGCGGCGAGTTCGGCGTACGCGTCGGCGTCGAGGCCGAACCGCTCGCGGGTGACGTCGCAGCGCACCACGGGCTCGCCGGCGTCGGGCACGGTGGCCGCGCGGGCGGCCGGCAGCAGGCGGACGGCGCCGGGCTCGCGGAGCAGGGAGCGGCCGACGACACCGGTGGCGCCGGTGAGGAGGACGGTGCGGCGGGCGCTCACGGCCGCGACTCCTTCCAGTTCATGAGCCGCGTCGCGGCGCGCGCCCCGATGTAGAGGGCGGGTTCGGGCGGGAAGGAGGCGGGCGGGCGGCGCCGTCCGTCGTCCACGAAGAGGAGCCGCGAATGCGGGGTGTCCTTGCCGAGCGTCAGGTCGCGGAGGACCTTGCCGCCGGTGTGGGTAGCGGCGATACCGTTGCCGCAGTAGCCGTACCCGTAGAGCACCCGGCCGCCGGCGAGCGTGCCGAAGTGCGGCGCGTAGTCGCGGACGACGTCGGCGGTACCGCCGTAGGCGTAGCTGAACTCGACGTCGGCCCACATCGGGAAGAACCGCAGGAACTCGCGGTGGATCTCGCGGTAGACCTCGGGCCGGTTCATGTTCCGCTGCCGCTTGTCCCGGCCCCAGTAGTAGGGGGCGGGGCCGCCGGCGAACATGATCCGGTTGTCGTGGGTGAACCGGGCGCAGGTGAGCAGGGACTTGGCCTCGACCAGGCCCTCACGGCCCGCCCACGGGACGCGGGCGAGCTGGGCGTCGGTGAGCGGCTCGCTCACCATGGCGTACGTCCAGATCGGCACGACCTTGCGGCGGAACGGCGGGAAGGCGTCCATGTGCACGTTGGTGGCGAGGACCACCTTGTCGGCCTTCACCCGGCCGCCGGCGGTGACGACGACGGGCCGGACGCCCGGCTCGACGCGCAGGCAGGGGGTGCGGTCGTAGAGCGTGACGCCCTTCTCGCGGACCACCCGGGCCAGGCCGCGGGCCAGTTTGAACGGGTTGACCAGCGCGCCGCCGGTGCGCATGCCGGCCGCGATGGCGGGCGAGCCGACGACGGACATCGCCTCGTCGCGGGACATGATCTCGGGGGGCGCGGCGCCCATCCGGACGGCGAGGTCGCGGTCCTCCTCCAGCCGCCGGAGCTGGGCGGCGTCGGTGGCCACCATCAGGTAGTCGGTCGCCTCGTACTCGGCGTCGACCTTGTTCTTGCGGGTGAAGCGGCCGATCTCCAGGATCGACCGGCCGACCGCCTGGGACGCCTCCAGGGCGCGTTCCTCGCCGAATTCCTTGACGAGCGCCTGGATGTCCTTGCCGATGGTGGGAGTGACGAATCCGTCGGCGCGGCCCGAGGCGCCGTAACCGGAATGGTGGGCCTCGACGATACGGATGTCGAGGGCCGGCTCGGCCTCTTTCAGGAAATAGGCCGTCCACAGTCCGGTGAATCCACCGCCCACGATGCAGACGTCGCAGTCGACGGTTTCCCGCAAGGGGGGACCGGGCGTGACCGGTTCGGTGTCGTGCCAGTACACGACATGCTTGTACGCGTTCAATGAGTGCTCCTCAACGGCCCGCCGGGCGGTTTTTTCGGGCGGTTGCTCAGACGGCCTCGAAGACGATGCGCGCGAGGCCCAGGTGCCGGTTGGTGAAATGGCCGACCGTCGCGCCCAGGTACCGCTCGTAGTCGGCGACGTTCTTCTCGCCGGCGATGGCGACCGCGCTTTCCCGCCGCGCCGTCAGCCGGTTGAGCCATTCCCCGCAGGTCCGGGCGTAGTGGTCCGGGTCGTTGCGCAGCCGTACCACGTCGAACCGTTTCTCCGCGGCCTCCAGCACCTCGGCGAGCGCTGGGATCTCGGATTCCGGGAAGATGTGGTCGATGATGAACATCAGATCGCGGACGGTCTGTTTGTCCATCCGGACGTTGTTGCCCTTGACGTTGGTCTGGAGGGCGATCCGGCCCCCGGCGGGCAGCCAGGAGCGGCAGCGCTCGAAGAACTCCCGGTAGGCCGCGACGCGCTCGGCGCGGCTCAGCCCGGTGCGGGCGAAGTGCTCGAACGCGCCGATGGAGACGATCGCGTCGTAGGGCTCGGCCGGCTCGTGGTCGAGCCAGTTCTCGACCCGCACCTCGGTCCGCGGCAGGGCGCGCCCGCGCAGCAGCTCCGCCTGGCTGTCGCTGAGCGTGAGGCCCACCGCGTGCCCCACGCCGTGCACGCTCACCAGGCGTTCCAGCAGGCTTCCCCAGCCGCAGCCGACATCGAGCACGCGCCCGGCGCCGGCCGCCCGCGCGCCCTCGACCAGGTGGTCCAGCTTGCGCCGCTGGGCCGCCTCCAGGGTGTCGGACGCCGCGTCGGGGCCGTCGTCCCAGAGAGCGCAGGTGTACGTCATCGACTCGTCCAGCCACAGGGCGAAGAAGTCGTTCGACAGGTCGTAGTGGTGGCGGATGGCCTCGGCGGTGGCGCCCGCGTAGCCGGGTTGGACGGCCGCGGTCACGCCGCGCTGCCCGACTTGGTCTCCTCGGCGAGCCGCACCAGGTCGCCCACGGTCTTCACGCTCGCGGCCTTGGACGGGTCGAACTCGATGTCCAGGTCGTCCTCGATGGAGTAGACGATGTCGGCTATCTGCAGGCTGGAAAGACCGACCGAGTCGAAGGCGGTGTCGGCGTTCAGCACATGCGCGTCCGCCTTGCCGCCGAGCTTCTTGGCGATACGGGCGCAGACCTCTTCAGCAGTGATCACGAGACAGCCTTTCCGATCAATTCCGATGTCTCCGGTGCGCGGTGACCGAATGCCCGGGACGAGTGCGTGCGATGGGGGAGGGTGTTCCGGCGGTCGCGAGACGGACGCCGCGTGGAACGGTGGTGCGGATGCTCGGGAGGACGTCCACGAGGTGCGCACCCGGAAGGAATTCCAGCGGTTTTCCGGACGCCGCTGTACGCGATTCCGAACCTTTCCGTACGCGTTTTCGCGCACGGTCCCGTGCGGACTCGGCCCGCCCCGGCCGCGGACCGCCACCGGCCCCTTCCGGCCGCTCGCGTCCCGGCCGGGTGCGGTAACCGCCACGGTCCTCGTGACCAGTGGCTCCGGCATGGGTGTCACCGACCTTACCCAGCCATCCGGCGGCCCTCCATTGCCCTTTAGGGCAATGATCAACAGCCTCGGCGGATTGCTGGCGAAAAAGGACTCGAGGTGTTTTCCTTGCTCGGTACGAGCGGCCGGGGACCGAGCCCGTGACCGTCCTGGACCCGGCA
This genomic interval carries:
- a CDS encoding beta-ketoacyl-ACP synthase III is translated as MITPPPQTRSPGSRIAAVAGVRPERIVDNETLGAPLGVTAEWIERRVGIRERRFAGADDSVQSMAATAAGKALSAAGLTPADVDLLVLATCSLPSPMPNGAASVAALLGVPRIAAFDVNAACAGFCYALGVADGLVRSGTSRRALVVGAERMTDWVDPTDVDTATVFADGAGAAVVVADERPGIHPVVWGGDGDQAGLVAIPGRHGSVTMRGQAVYRWVTTELVAVAEEACARAGLAPADLRGFVTHQANLRMIERLAERLGADRAAVGRDIVHTGNTSAASVPLALSRLIDLGEVRSGDPVLLMGFGAGLSYAAQVVRCP
- a CDS encoding SDR family oxidoreductase, producing MSARRTVLLTGATGVVGRSLLREPGAVRLLPAARAATVPDAGEPVVRCDVTRERFGLDADAYAELAARVDVVIHSAGLTEWGLPAERYAPVNVEGTRRVIEFAREAGAPVHFMSTAFVAALADTAPVPLRAENVCRNYITSKYAAEELLRSSGIPHAIYRPTNLIGDSVTGWTSHPQIVQQMSDWLGRGRAPFLPVHPGIRMDFVPQDLLSKAVLRAIERGDDEGEWWVTLGPEAMDVETCVGIVVKQAAERGRHLTVPPLLDADGLAPETIAEQPPMTRSYLSVLRDVSEVTRCSGGVLPTSMPELRDRYGLPAVDDTAAYATTLAYAARHLA
- a CDS encoding NAD(P)/FAD-dependent oxidoreductase: MNAYKHVVYWHDTEPVTPGPPLRETVDCDVCIVGGGFTGLWTAYFLKEAEPALDIRIVEAHHSGYGASGRADGFVTPTIGKDIQALVKEFGEERALEASQAVGRSILEIGRFTRKNKVDAEYEATDYLMVATDAAQLRRLEEDRDLAVRMGAAPPEIMSRDEAMSVVGSPAIAAGMRTGGALVNPFKLARGLARVVREKGVTLYDRTPCLRVEPGVRPVVVTAGGRVKADKVVLATNVHMDAFPPFRRKVVPIWTYAMVSEPLTDAQLARVPWAGREGLVEAKSLLTCARFTHDNRIMFAGGPAPYYWGRDKRQRNMNRPEVYREIHREFLRFFPMWADVEFSYAYGGTADVVRDYAPHFGTLAGGRVLYGYGYCGNGIAATHTGGKVLRDLTLGKDTPHSRLLFVDDGRRRPPASFPPEPALYIGARAATRLMNWKESRP
- a CDS encoding SDR family NAD(P)-dependent oxidoreductase, coding for MTEATGASGTTEDWTPPDLSGKVAVVTGASRGVGRGIALALGDAGATVYVTGRSTRGGARTEGLPGTVDDTADEVTARGGKGVALRCDHGTAADNEALADRIRADHGRLDLLVNNAWGGYERSADVRFDAPFWDQPMWRYELFEASLRGQYDVTRRLVPLMFEQDRGLVVGISFTDGDIYLGQVGYDVFKSAADRMCRGMAADLRKRGVAALSLHPGFVRTERVAAAWELMGSGPAAVVHSPEYVGRAVAALLADPAVGEKSGQVLSTGDLAVEYGFADVDGRRPPAFRLEGRMSLATRMHRLTKAVDGAGRG
- a CDS encoding type I polyketide synthase; this translates as MSTAESAGNRTAGSLAGQVAEAAPGDRLRRVLDAVLAETADLLGRTPDTIDPHRAYLDYGYNSLAALELTGRLSRAFGLDLPLTLLFDHPNPRAVAGELLGRLGLDTAPAEDAAADEPAPETDDDPVVVIGMACRYPGDADSPAALWRLVADGRDAITGFPEDRGWPLGELHHPDPDHPGTSTTRHGGFVRGAADFDADFFGISPREALAMDPQQRLLLEGTWEAFEDAGLDPAALRGSRTGVFAGVSGVDYSYVAHADGRNLQGYWGIGTLPAVASGRVAYTFGLEGPALTVDTACSSSLVAAHLAMQSLRRGESSLAIVAGVTIAATPTVYREFSRQRAVSPDGRCRAFADAADGTGFSDGLGVLLLERLSDARRNGHRVHAVLRGSAINQDGASNGLTAPNGPAQERVIRAALADAGLSAADVDAVEGHGTATTLGDPIEVQALQAAYGERSSDLWLGSLKSNIGHTQAAAGVGGIIKMICALRAERLPATLHVDRPTGKVDWSKGPVRLLTEERAWPRTDGRVRRAGVSSFGASGTNAHVIVEEPPPSERPASRPSTDGPLAWPVSGRTPTGLAAQARKLGEWVRAHPDADPLDVAFSLATTRATLSHRAAVVGRTRDDLLAGLDRVAADGPAARGGGPAGRIAFVFPGQGSQWEGMATGLLASAPEFAAEMERCAEALAPHTDWNLLDVVKGVPGTPPLDRVDVVQPVLFAVMVSLAALWRAHGVEPDGVVGHSQGEIAAAYVAGALTLDDAARIVALRSKAIRGLGTGGGMLSVAEPVEDVRARLAALDGGLSVAAVNSRSSVLVSGPAEALDELYEECDADGVWVRRIPVDYASHSPQVEGVREELAAALAPVRPRTAGVPFHSTVTARPADTAGLDADYWYTNLRRPVLFEETLRHMAGAGYRVFVEISPHPVLTAPVGQILDDTDPAGSGLVVGTLQRGHGEPDDFLRSLAEAYAGGVDVDWSPTYAHAGPRRVDLPGYAFTRQRFWPTAGDRTEAGDLRTTGLTPARHPILAGGVPLAAGGGHLFTGHVSPERHPWLADHTVHGEIVVPGTALLELAATAGTRLGTPVVEELTLEAPLLVRDGGCALQLHVAEPDAAGRAAFTLHAEDGADGWTRTASGVLAAGAPVGAAANTAPGAAERAGFRSAPGNPALRPGESADGTPGADGAGTRPSPSAGAAIGATPPPTAWPPVDATPLALDGLYTRLAECGVAYGPWFRGVRAAWRYADGIAADVVLDAGGDAPDVRHLLHPALLDAAFHAALADRTDGASGAALLPFAWSGVRLPDGGNAPRELRVRLAPTGGDAVRMTAHDAEGRLVASVESVLARPVTADRLAAARPVAADCLFTIAWTPAAGTPVPPPPGSVAVLDATGDWPFPAYDPADPDPGLRWLVVPVTPPEGAAPPAAARALTGRVLALLREWQADGRPGAERTDGPRLAFVTRTAVAARPGDEARLAPDTAAVWGLVRSAQAEHPDRFALVDLDEAAGPAELTRALGLDEPQLAVREGTPLVPRAARGRAAAGTPFDPEATVLVTGGTGGLGALVARHLVARHGVRHLLLAGRRGPDAPGARDLAADLTAQGADVRIAACDVSDRDALARLLDSVPADRPVRAVLHAAGVLDDALVTSLTDEQLERVLRAKADSAWHLHELTRGLDLTAFVLFSSLAGALGGPGQANYAAANTFLDTLARQRRAQGLPAVSVAWGLWAERSDMTGHLSGADTARLARDGVRALTADEGLALFDATLGSADPAPLAARLDTAALRAQAEAGTLPAVLSPLAPAAARPAGSTAGPAALLADLAARTGKERARALLRLVRSEIATVLRYPGPDAVGPDRPFGELGFDSLGAVQLRNRLGVVTGLRLPVTAVFDHPTPRAVAALLQTGLFPDAEEPGRESPDDEEAALDAMDTETLVRLALRGGDE
- a CDS encoding helix-turn-helix domain-containing protein: MPGGGLGTGVPRSALRTLTPREREVLSVLPSGEGNVAIARRLGIAERTVKAHLTSITRKLGLRSRVEAALLSAEWADELRADRADADRT